Proteins encoded by one window of Camelus bactrianus isolate YW-2024 breed Bactrian camel chromosome 9, ASM4877302v1, whole genome shotgun sequence:
- the ODAD1 gene encoding outer dynein arm-docking complex subunit 1 isoform X3 — translation MLDQKGKIQRRIKVLEDQLNRVTCRVDIQLVRNATLREELDILRIERNRYLNVDRKLQKEIQLLRDTVSTLMVSSTSAYTVREEAKTKIGMLRERAEKEVAQNESEVQLLQRQMGRLEQLHCFLKLKNGDRQLDPAIVEKREKRAWEVAEGYRKTSQEKLVLRYEDALKRLSQLTGESDPDVLVEKYLELEERNFAEFTFINEQNSELEHLQEEIKLVSETRPLPKPHALLLPPGLLSPRQRSSRAGPSVAPLPAQMQEALVRGRGSGEDQRSQREQQRAELQQRVDEAHSEAENLEARFQDFRGQLEKLKTDIQRVFTRAQCDNTIINDLLGVKTHMRDRDIGLFLGLIEKRLVELLTVQAFLESQNYHATSLPNATLLVLGQSPEDLPKKVAPPQPPDNLEDPPGFETKDEYPLSKEELLSQVVKSLEIREQAREHNLKELAEAVKVDITPTMNFSSTQKASSSNPLLPKSPSIVPGSVRSHRTSGILVSSGGRATSSNVGHVTFGDASSSVGHVTFDSTSATGRLMTSQSSTRGRVTLRPPSSSGYLGSTGYLGSSRGQESFGGTESRGPESELSGGFGSSRGQISSTGPASSTGPGSTISKDSQSN, via the exons ATGCTGGATCAGAAGGGCAAGATCCAGCGAAGGATCAAGGTCCTGGAAGACCAGTTGAACAGG GTTACCTGTCGCGTTGACATCCAGCTGGTGCGCAATGCGACCTTGCGGGAGGAGCTGGATATCCTGAGGATCGAGAGAAACCGCTATCTCAATGTGGACCGCAAGCTGCAGAAG GAGATCCAGCTCCTGCGGGACACGGTCAGCACCCTCATGGTCTCCTCCACCTCTGCCTACACTGTCAG GGAGGAGGCGAAGACCAAGATAGGCATGCTGCgggagagggcagagaaggaGGTGGCCCAGAACGAGTCGGAGGTGCAGCTCTTGCAGCGGCAGATGGGTCGCTTGGAGCAGCTGCACTGCTTCCTCAAGCTCAAGAACGGAGACCGGCAGCTGGATCCTGCCATCGTGGAGAAGCGCGAGAAGCGGG CCTGGGAGGTGGCCGAAGGCTACCGGAAGACGTCCCAGGAGAAGCTGGTGCTTCGCTACGAGGACGCCTTGAAAAGACTCTCCCAGCTGACCGGGGAGAGCGATCCGGACGTGCTGGTGGAGAAGTACCTGGAGT TGGAGGAGCGGAACTTCGCGGAGTTCACCTTCATCAATGAGCAGAACTCGGAGCTGGAGCACCTGCAGGAGGAGATCAAGTTGGTGAGCGAaacccgccccctccccaagccccacgCGCTCCTCCTCCCTCCCGGTCTCCTCTCCCCGCGTCAGCGCTCCTCCCGAGCTGGGCCCAGCGTCGCGCCCCTGCCCGCGCAGATGCAGGAGGCCTTGGTGAGGGGGCGCGGCAGCGGGGAGGACCAGCGCTCGCAGCGAGAGCAGCAGCGGGCTGAGCTGCAGCAGCGCGTGGACGAGGCGCACTCGGAGGCCGAGAACCTGGAGGCCCGCTTCCAGGACTTTCGAGGGCAGCTGGAGAAGCTCAAGACAG ATATCCAGCGCGTCTTCACCAGGGCCCAGTGTGACAATACCATCATCAACGACCTCCTGGGGGTCAAGACCCACATGAGAGACCGGGACATAGGCCTCTTCCTGGGCCTCATCGAGAAGCGGCTGGTGGAGCTTCTGACAGTGCAGGCCTTCCTGGAAAGCCAG AACTATCATGCCACCAGCTTGCCTAACGCTACCCTCCTGGTGCTGGGTCAGAGCCCTGAGGATCTTCCGAAGAAAGTGGCCCCACCTCAGCCCCCCGACAATCT GGAGGACCCCCCAGGCTTTGAGACCAAAGATGAGTATCCTCTGAGCAAGGAGGAGCTGCTGAGCCAAGTGGTGAAGTCG CTGGAGATCCGAGAGCAGGCGAGGGAGCATAACTTGAAGGAACTGGCCGAGGCCGTGAAGGTGGATATCACTCCAACCATGAACTTCTCCAGCACCCAGAAGGCCAGCTCCAGCAACCCCCTGCTGCCCAAGAGCCCCAGCATTGTCCCCGGGTCTGTCAGGAGCCACAGGACTAGCGGCATCCTGGTGTCCAGTGGAGGCCGTGCCACCAGCTCCAATGTCGGCCACGTCACCTTTGGGGACGCAAGCTCCAGTGTGGGCCACGTGACCTTTGACTCCACCAGCGCCACCGGGAGACTGATGACCAGCCAGAGCTCGACTAGGGGCCGTGTGACCCTCAGACCCCCCAGCTCTAGTGGCTACCTGGGGTCCACTGGATACTTGGGGTCCAGCAGAGGCCAGGAGAGCTTTGGAGGCacagagagcagaggccctgagtCAGAATTGAGTGGAGGCTTTGGGTCCAGCAGAGGCCAAATCTCGAGCACTGGCCCTGCCTCCAGCACAGGCCCAGGCTCCACTATCAGCAAGGACTCCCAGAGCAACTAG
- the ODAD1 gene encoding outer dynein arm-docking complex subunit 1 isoform X1, with amino-acid sequence MRLGLSAGSTRSEDGSEAFLEGMVDWELSRLQRQCKVMEGERRAYSKEVHQRINKQLEEIRRLEGVRDKLQVQISVAQSQVKRLRDSEKLENMGHLLKCRVQVQAEVKDLQEQTRALDRQIQEWETRIFAYGKGVRAPGCMLDQKGKIQRRIKVLEDQLNRVTCRVDIQLVRNATLREELDILRIERNRYLNVDRKLQKEIQLLRDTVSTLMVSSTSAYTVREEAKTKIGMLRERAEKEVAQNESEVQLLQRQMGRLEQLHCFLKLKNGDRQLDPAIVEKREKRAWEVAEGYRKTSQEKLVLRYEDALKRLSQLTGESDPDVLVEKYLELEERNFAEFTFINEQNSELEHLQEEIKLVSETRPLPKPHALLLPPGLLSPRQRSSRAGPSVAPLPAQMQEALVRGRGSGEDQRSQREQQRAELQQRVDEAHSEAENLEARFQDFRGQLEKLKTDIQRVFTRAQCDNTIINDLLGVKTHMRDRDIGLFLGLIEKRLVELLTVQAFLESQNYHATSLPNATLLVLGQSPEDLPKKVAPPQPPDNLEDPPGFETKDEYPLSKEELLSQVVKSLEIREQAREHNLKELAEAVKVDITPTMNFSSTQKASSSNPLLPKSPSIVPGSVRSHRTSGILVSSGGRATSSNVGHVTFGDASSSVGHVTFDSTSATGRLMTSQSSTRGRVTLRPPSSSGYLGSTGYLGSSRGQESFGGTESRGPESELSGGFGSSRGQISSTGPASSTGPGSTISKDSQSN; translated from the exons TGGACTGGGAGCTGAGCAGACTGCAGCGACAGTGCAAAGTGATGGAGGGTGAAAGGCGAGCCTACAGCAAGGAAGTCCACCAGCGTATCAACAAGCAACT CGAGGAGATCCGGCGCCTGGAGGGGGTGCGGGACAAACTGCAGGTGCAGATCAGCGTTGCCCAGAGCCAGGTCAAGCGGCTGCGGGACAGCGAAAAGTTGGAGAACATGGGTCACCTGCTCAAGTGCCGGGTCCAGGTACAGGCTGAGGTCAAGGATCTGCAGGAGCAAACCAGAGCCCTGGACAGACAG ATCCAGGAGTGGGAGACCCGGATCTTTGCCTATGGTAAAGGTGTCAGGGCCCCGGGATGCATGCTGGATCAGAAGGGCAAGATCCAGCGAAGGATCAAGGTCCTGGAAGACCAGTTGAACAGG GTTACCTGTCGCGTTGACATCCAGCTGGTGCGCAATGCGACCTTGCGGGAGGAGCTGGATATCCTGAGGATCGAGAGAAACCGCTATCTCAATGTGGACCGCAAGCTGCAGAAG GAGATCCAGCTCCTGCGGGACACGGTCAGCACCCTCATGGTCTCCTCCACCTCTGCCTACACTGTCAG GGAGGAGGCGAAGACCAAGATAGGCATGCTGCgggagagggcagagaaggaGGTGGCCCAGAACGAGTCGGAGGTGCAGCTCTTGCAGCGGCAGATGGGTCGCTTGGAGCAGCTGCACTGCTTCCTCAAGCTCAAGAACGGAGACCGGCAGCTGGATCCTGCCATCGTGGAGAAGCGCGAGAAGCGGG CCTGGGAGGTGGCCGAAGGCTACCGGAAGACGTCCCAGGAGAAGCTGGTGCTTCGCTACGAGGACGCCTTGAAAAGACTCTCCCAGCTGACCGGGGAGAGCGATCCGGACGTGCTGGTGGAGAAGTACCTGGAGT TGGAGGAGCGGAACTTCGCGGAGTTCACCTTCATCAATGAGCAGAACTCGGAGCTGGAGCACCTGCAGGAGGAGATCAAGTTGGTGAGCGAaacccgccccctccccaagccccacgCGCTCCTCCTCCCTCCCGGTCTCCTCTCCCCGCGTCAGCGCTCCTCCCGAGCTGGGCCCAGCGTCGCGCCCCTGCCCGCGCAGATGCAGGAGGCCTTGGTGAGGGGGCGCGGCAGCGGGGAGGACCAGCGCTCGCAGCGAGAGCAGCAGCGGGCTGAGCTGCAGCAGCGCGTGGACGAGGCGCACTCGGAGGCCGAGAACCTGGAGGCCCGCTTCCAGGACTTTCGAGGGCAGCTGGAGAAGCTCAAGACAG ATATCCAGCGCGTCTTCACCAGGGCCCAGTGTGACAATACCATCATCAACGACCTCCTGGGGGTCAAGACCCACATGAGAGACCGGGACATAGGCCTCTTCCTGGGCCTCATCGAGAAGCGGCTGGTGGAGCTTCTGACAGTGCAGGCCTTCCTGGAAAGCCAG AACTATCATGCCACCAGCTTGCCTAACGCTACCCTCCTGGTGCTGGGTCAGAGCCCTGAGGATCTTCCGAAGAAAGTGGCCCCACCTCAGCCCCCCGACAATCT GGAGGACCCCCCAGGCTTTGAGACCAAAGATGAGTATCCTCTGAGCAAGGAGGAGCTGCTGAGCCAAGTGGTGAAGTCG CTGGAGATCCGAGAGCAGGCGAGGGAGCATAACTTGAAGGAACTGGCCGAGGCCGTGAAGGTGGATATCACTCCAACCATGAACTTCTCCAGCACCCAGAAGGCCAGCTCCAGCAACCCCCTGCTGCCCAAGAGCCCCAGCATTGTCCCCGGGTCTGTCAGGAGCCACAGGACTAGCGGCATCCTGGTGTCCAGTGGAGGCCGTGCCACCAGCTCCAATGTCGGCCACGTCACCTTTGGGGACGCAAGCTCCAGTGTGGGCCACGTGACCTTTGACTCCACCAGCGCCACCGGGAGACTGATGACCAGCCAGAGCTCGACTAGGGGCCGTGTGACCCTCAGACCCCCCAGCTCTAGTGGCTACCTGGGGTCCACTGGATACTTGGGGTCCAGCAGAGGCCAGGAGAGCTTTGGAGGCacagagagcagaggccctgagtCAGAATTGAGTGGAGGCTTTGGGTCCAGCAGAGGCCAAATCTCGAGCACTGGCCCTGCCTCCAGCACAGGCCCAGGCTCCACTATCAGCAAGGACTCCCAGAGCAACTAG
- the ODAD1 gene encoding outer dynein arm-docking complex subunit 1 isoform X2 has translation MRLGLSAGSTRSEDGSEAFLEGMVDWELSRLQRQCKVMEGERRAYSKEVHQRINKQLEEIRRLEGVRDKLQVQISVAQSQVKRLRDSEKLENMGHLLKCRVQVQAEVKDLQEQTRALDRQIQEWETRIFAYGKGVRAPGCMLDQKGKIQRRIKVLEDQLNRVTCRVDIQLVRNATLREELDILRIERNRYLNVDRKLQKEIQLLRDTVSTLMVSSTSAYTVREEAKTKIGMLRERAEKEVAQNESEVQLLQRQMGRLEQLHCFLKLKNGDRQLDPAIVEKREKRAWEVAEGYRKTSQEKLVLRYEDALKRLSQLTGESDPDVLVEKYLELEERNFAEFTFINEQNSELEHLQEEIKLMQEALVRGRGSGEDQRSQREQQRAELQQRVDEAHSEAENLEARFQDFRGQLEKLKTDIQRVFTRAQCDNTIINDLLGVKTHMRDRDIGLFLGLIEKRLVELLTVQAFLESQNYHATSLPNATLLVLGQSPEDLPKKVAPPQPPDNLEDPPGFETKDEYPLSKEELLSQVVKSLEIREQAREHNLKELAEAVKVDITPTMNFSSTQKASSSNPLLPKSPSIVPGSVRSHRTSGILVSSGGRATSSNVGHVTFGDASSSVGHVTFDSTSATGRLMTSQSSTRGRVTLRPPSSSGYLGSTGYLGSSRGQESFGGTESRGPESELSGGFGSSRGQISSTGPASSTGPGSTISKDSQSN, from the exons TGGACTGGGAGCTGAGCAGACTGCAGCGACAGTGCAAAGTGATGGAGGGTGAAAGGCGAGCCTACAGCAAGGAAGTCCACCAGCGTATCAACAAGCAACT CGAGGAGATCCGGCGCCTGGAGGGGGTGCGGGACAAACTGCAGGTGCAGATCAGCGTTGCCCAGAGCCAGGTCAAGCGGCTGCGGGACAGCGAAAAGTTGGAGAACATGGGTCACCTGCTCAAGTGCCGGGTCCAGGTACAGGCTGAGGTCAAGGATCTGCAGGAGCAAACCAGAGCCCTGGACAGACAG ATCCAGGAGTGGGAGACCCGGATCTTTGCCTATGGTAAAGGTGTCAGGGCCCCGGGATGCATGCTGGATCAGAAGGGCAAGATCCAGCGAAGGATCAAGGTCCTGGAAGACCAGTTGAACAGG GTTACCTGTCGCGTTGACATCCAGCTGGTGCGCAATGCGACCTTGCGGGAGGAGCTGGATATCCTGAGGATCGAGAGAAACCGCTATCTCAATGTGGACCGCAAGCTGCAGAAG GAGATCCAGCTCCTGCGGGACACGGTCAGCACCCTCATGGTCTCCTCCACCTCTGCCTACACTGTCAG GGAGGAGGCGAAGACCAAGATAGGCATGCTGCgggagagggcagagaaggaGGTGGCCCAGAACGAGTCGGAGGTGCAGCTCTTGCAGCGGCAGATGGGTCGCTTGGAGCAGCTGCACTGCTTCCTCAAGCTCAAGAACGGAGACCGGCAGCTGGATCCTGCCATCGTGGAGAAGCGCGAGAAGCGGG CCTGGGAGGTGGCCGAAGGCTACCGGAAGACGTCCCAGGAGAAGCTGGTGCTTCGCTACGAGGACGCCTTGAAAAGACTCTCCCAGCTGACCGGGGAGAGCGATCCGGACGTGCTGGTGGAGAAGTACCTGGAGT TGGAGGAGCGGAACTTCGCGGAGTTCACCTTCATCAATGAGCAGAACTCGGAGCTGGAGCACCTGCAGGAGGAGATCAAGTTG ATGCAGGAGGCCTTGGTGAGGGGGCGCGGCAGCGGGGAGGACCAGCGCTCGCAGCGAGAGCAGCAGCGGGCTGAGCTGCAGCAGCGCGTGGACGAGGCGCACTCGGAGGCCGAGAACCTGGAGGCCCGCTTCCAGGACTTTCGAGGGCAGCTGGAGAAGCTCAAGACAG ATATCCAGCGCGTCTTCACCAGGGCCCAGTGTGACAATACCATCATCAACGACCTCCTGGGGGTCAAGACCCACATGAGAGACCGGGACATAGGCCTCTTCCTGGGCCTCATCGAGAAGCGGCTGGTGGAGCTTCTGACAGTGCAGGCCTTCCTGGAAAGCCAG AACTATCATGCCACCAGCTTGCCTAACGCTACCCTCCTGGTGCTGGGTCAGAGCCCTGAGGATCTTCCGAAGAAAGTGGCCCCACCTCAGCCCCCCGACAATCT GGAGGACCCCCCAGGCTTTGAGACCAAAGATGAGTATCCTCTGAGCAAGGAGGAGCTGCTGAGCCAAGTGGTGAAGTCG CTGGAGATCCGAGAGCAGGCGAGGGAGCATAACTTGAAGGAACTGGCCGAGGCCGTGAAGGTGGATATCACTCCAACCATGAACTTCTCCAGCACCCAGAAGGCCAGCTCCAGCAACCCCCTGCTGCCCAAGAGCCCCAGCATTGTCCCCGGGTCTGTCAGGAGCCACAGGACTAGCGGCATCCTGGTGTCCAGTGGAGGCCGTGCCACCAGCTCCAATGTCGGCCACGTCACCTTTGGGGACGCAAGCTCCAGTGTGGGCCACGTGACCTTTGACTCCACCAGCGCCACCGGGAGACTGATGACCAGCCAGAGCTCGACTAGGGGCCGTGTGACCCTCAGACCCCCCAGCTCTAGTGGCTACCTGGGGTCCACTGGATACTTGGGGTCCAGCAGAGGCCAGGAGAGCTTTGGAGGCacagagagcagaggccctgagtCAGAATTGAGTGGAGGCTTTGGGTCCAGCAGAGGCCAAATCTCGAGCACTGGCCCTGCCTCCAGCACAGGCCCAGGCTCCACTATCAGCAAGGACTCCCAGAGCAACTAG